In Mercurialis annua linkage group LG5, ddMerAnnu1.2, whole genome shotgun sequence, a single genomic region encodes these proteins:
- the LOC126682301 gene encoding O-fucosyltransferase 23-like isoform X1, whose translation MYKLSSLDLMESFRWKQLLLKRNLDSVACTCLALLVFTMLVLRIVLVPSVSSFGRINQENHDLIRNCSNRDLSDRRIGKDKFLEVPQIVWGLNNQKIAFARSCLTARMLNRTLLMPSLSASLFYKEIDQLQPISFDKVFQFQRFNSLCNGFVQLGRYSDIRNRTGLYEIQKGSGRKWTVERDMNQLREFSQEPYDGYEVIRIVGKNPFLWHDHWPVKDYARIFECLVLVEEIESEASRVVSKIREIGNKLRSSDSDGLVQPAPYVAVHMRIEIDWMIHCKNLERRSNINQICSSKEEIMEHVGNIAGIEPPTVVYLAVADSLLEDPSILAGWKDGFNPYEKKKLGVDGIYKKYPYLIQSAIDYEVCSRADVFVGNSFSTFSSLIALERTQKLIRMGVTSSCGMDVRWPSYAYNIKGESNSPQRWMTNMSDSSLKAISYGTNIISC comes from the exons atgtaCAAACTGAG TTCTTTGGATTTAATGGAAAGCTTCAGATGGAAACAACTTCTTTTGAAAAG AAATTTGGATTCAGTAGCATGCACATGTCTTGCTTTGTTGGTTTTTACTATGTTGGTTCTTAGGATAGTATTGGTTCCTTCAGTCTCTAGCTTTGGTAGGATCAATCAGGAGAATCATGATTTGATCCGTAATTGCAGTAATCGCGATCTATCGGATCGTAGAATCGGTAAAGATAAGTTTTTAGAGGTTCCTCAGATTGTTTGGGGACTGAACAATCAAAAGATAGCATTTGCCAGATCATGTCTTACTGCTAGAATGCTCAACCGAACTCTTTTAATGCCCAGCTTGAGTGCCTCATTGTTCTATAAGGAAATAGATCAGTTGCAGCCTATTTCATTTGATAAGGTTTTTCAGTTCCAGAGGTTCAATTCCCTCTGTAATGGGTTCGTACAGTTGGGCCGATATTCGGATATTAGAAATCGAACTGGATTATATGAGATTCAGAAAGGAAGTGGCAGGAAGTGGACGGTAGAGAGAGATATGAATCAATTGAGAGAGTTTAGCCAGGAGCCATATGATGGCTATGAGGTGATTCGGATAGTTGGGAAGAACCCGTTTTTGTGGCATGATCATTGGCCAGTTAAGGACTATGCTAGGATTTTTGAATGCTTAGTTTTGGTTGAAGAAATAGAAAGCGAAGCATCTAGAGTTGTATCTAAGATTAGAGAAATTGGAAACAAATTGAGAAGTTCCGATTCAGATGGTTTAGTGCAGCCAGCGCCTTACGTAGCAGTTCATATGAGGATTGAGATAGATTGGATGATCCACTGTAAGAATTTGGAGCGAAGATCAAACATAAACCAAATTTGTAGTAGCAAGGAAGAGATAATGGAGCACGTGGGTAACATTGCAGGCATCGAACCTCCTACTGTTGTTTATCTTGCCGTGGCTGACAGTCTTCTTGAAGATCCTTCGATACTCGCTGGTTGGAAGGATGGTTTTAATCCTTATGAGAAGAAAAAACTGGGTGTAGATGGAATCTACAAGAAGTATCCGTATCTGATTCAGTCAGCAATAGACTATGAAGTGTGCTCAAGGGCTGATGTGTTTGTCGGTAACAGTTTCTCGACATTTTCGAGTCTGATAGCTCTTGAAAGGACACAGAAATTGATTAGAATGGGTGTAACAAGTTCATGTGGCATGGATGTTAGATGGCCTTCTTATGCATACAATATAAAAGGGGAATCAAATAGCCCTCAGAGATGGATGACAAATATGTCCGATTCGAGTCTTAAAGCAATTAGTTATGGAACTAATATCATCTCTTGCTGA
- the LOC126682298 gene encoding uncharacterized protein LOC126682298, producing MDPPQDNTPPATNREDRETEPPALNLFPPTSEEGETSDPLAIRQTMPPIAIAPDEGPINNQAMFKAFLEITSLLKDIKQSISLKSPEQGSAKSPVQKSTSTMDKGKEPMREEDAPGNSARKQNAPIVIPDEERWMDEQHTLKGGEEHLEEKVRQVMSRLGIRCEDVDISLRSDSPLADFIISHEFPTKFRYPPNLESYDGTGCPKSHIHKFQAVINVQTNLDHVLCKLFPTTLKGLAQEWYQSLKPGSVLTFKQFSGLFQARFVACIPQKKLSTDLLAIMQWEGETLRKYVERFNKEAMQIEDLSQEIAYTALLNGTTNSDLRKELLAKSPKSFTTLMTIAHTQIRVDDGQREIENRLGRVEERTFAERRNGERSPIGKRFGEKGNDHFRNKRKKDEDRRYTPLNTTRTNVLFWVKDSREKVRWPRKMNVASASKRDNSKYCEFHRDNGHTTDECWHLKEEIEKLIERGSLSQFVKRDTEARETESERKKERKEEIARRPRPEPAGVVNVIMGGSTGGDSNTTRKKAARTVYSVSPGAPNAKKFRSVSFSEVDSHGLSVPHEDALVVKGRLNNFEVSRMLVDTGSSVNMITMEVFGRIGLKKENLTHVTTPLVGLGGKSVQVEGSLEINIQLGDGEIYKEIRAEFMVVNMDFAYNAILGRPLLHDTCASICMRYLLMKIPTREGDAEVRGCQKSAREAYFTALRKVHITLPVLTMEPPEKKERAEHYGRTEKIELSPGKEIEVGDELEEEIRRSLTENLRSLGDSFAWTTDELIGVDPDVICHRLNIATDAKAVIQKKRRHSPEKQLAIAEEIARLKAANVIKDAYYPKWVANVVMVKKSNGTYRMCVDFTDLNKACPKDSFPLPHIDQLVDSTAGHALYTFLDAKAGYHQIPMAPEDQEKTAFITDQGLFCYKMMPFGLKNAGATYQRLVNSIFRDQIGKHMEVYVDDMIIKSIRAEDHPTDVKIVLETLKRYQLKLNPEKCVFGVPAGKFLGYMVSQRGIEANPDKIEAVLKMTPPRSIHEVQKLNGRITALGRFMSCSAKRCLPFFKTLKQIKNFTWTAECQQAFEELKSFLSSPPLLARPDPGDVLYLYISCSDETIAGVLVSEKGGEQYPIYYISKVLRDAELRYPKLEKLALCVYTATIKLRHYFEGHQVIVRTDQPLRKILQKAETSGRIAEWAVKIGSLGVIYEARKALKAQALADFFAELTFKEPMEDKTTPWEMHVDGAVCGEGAGIGVVLKGPGRIQMEYSARLEFPASNNVAEYEALITGLQLCEELNISEVQICSDSQLVVNQVSGNFEVKEATLKKYAKQAKTFFANNGRSWSLQQIPRAMNGRSDELAKWAATKNYDSMRNIPHEIKRQPSFQEEIEEGEVLMVEGEETWMSPLTAYLANGILPEDKKEAKRIVILSSKFGIYNGQLYKRSFTHPWLRCVNKEEGEYIMKELHEGTCGAHDGASTLVRKALLQGYYWPTMKEQATTLVRGCWPCQQHALVPRKQASEMKPIGSAWPFAQWGMDILGPLPLATGQRKFLVVAIDHFTKWIEAEPLAKITQQRITNFFFRSILCRFGIPKVLITDNGKQFDSAKFRKFCAEYQIDLRFTSVYHPQSNGQTEVANRILLAGLKRRLDECKGRWVEELYSVLWNYRTTPRESTGETPFALAYGTEAVIPVEIGAPTPRTEDNQLNLEENEEELRNNLDLLVEKINRSDIRMEAYRQKMAKHFNSHVKKRKFKLGDLVMRKTEVKKGEAGSGKLQPNWEGPYTISEVIKEGTFKLTNSMGRIIPRTWNANNLRKI from the coding sequence ATGGATCCCCCACAAGATAATACTCCACCAGCTACCAACCGAGAAGACAGGGAAACAGAACCACCGGCCCTAAATCTGTTTCCCCCGACCagcgaagaaggagaaaccagcGACCCCCTGGCGATAAGACAGACGATGCCTCCGATAGCCATAGCACCTGATGAAGGGCCAATCAACAACCAAGCAATGTTCAAGGCTTTCCTAGAAATCACCAGTCTACTCAAAGATATCAAACAGAGTATCTCGTTAAAATCGCCAGAACAGGGATCAGCGAAATCACCAGTACAGAAGTCAACATCAACCATGGACAAGGGAAAAGAACCAATGCGAGAGGAAGATGCCCCTGGAAATTCCGCAAGGAAACAAAATGCCCCCATCGTAATTCCAGACGAAGAACGTTGGATGGATGAACAACACACCCTCAAAGGCGGAGAAGAGCATCTGGAGGAAAAAGTCCGCCAAGTCATGAGCAGGCTTGGAATAAGATGTGAAGACGTGGACATCTCTCTTCGAAGTGACTCACCACTCGCAGATTTCATCATCTCTCACGAGTTCCCTACAAAGTTCAGATACCCCCCAAATTTGGAGTCGTACGATGGAACAGGCTGTCCCAAGAGCCATATTCACAAATTCCAAGCGGTGATCAATGTTCAGACAAACTTGGATCACGTACTATGCAAACTTTTTCCTACTACCTTAAAAGGTCTGGCGCAGGAATGGTACCAGAGTTTAAAGCCAGGATCAGTGCTGACGTTCAAACAATTCTCAGGACTTTTCCAGGCTAGATTCGTAGCATGCATCCCTCAAAAGAAGCTATCCACAGATCTGCTGGCCATCATGCAATGGGAAGGAGAGACACTCAGGAAGTACGTAGAAAGATTCAATAAGGAGGCGATGCAGATAGAAGACCTGAGCCAGGAGATCGCCTACACAGCATTACTCAATGGAACTACCAACTCCGACCTACGAAAGGAATTATTggctaaatcaccaaaatcattTACCACACTGATGACCATCGCACATACACAGATCAGGGTGGATGATGGCCAGAGAGAAATAGAGAATCGCCTCGGACGGGTAGAAGAACGAACGTTTGCAGAAAGAAGAAATGGGGAAAGATCGCCCATAGGAAAGAGGTTCGGAGAAAAAGGCAATGACCATTTCAGaaacaaaaggaaaaaagacGAAGATAGGCGATATACGCCCCTGAACACAACCAGAACCAACGTACTGTTTTGGGTAAAAGACAGCCGAGAGAAGGTCAGATGGCCAAGGAAGATGAACGTTGCATCAGCCAGCAAAAGAGACAATAGCAAATACTGTGAATTTCACAGAGACAACGGCCACACCACAGATGAATGCTGGCACCTGAAGGAGGAGATAGAGAAATTGATAGAAAGGGGATCCCTTTCCCAGTTCGTAAAAAGGGACACCGAAGCCAGAGAGACGGAATCAGAGAGAAAGAAAGAGCGGAAAGAAGAAATCGCCAGAAGACCCAGACCAGAGCCAGCAGGCGTGGTTAATGTAATAATGGGCGGATCGACCGGAGGAGACAGCAATACTACAAGGAAGAAAGCTGCAAGAACAGTCTACTCGGTTAGCCCAGGTGCACCGAATGCTAAGAAATTCAGAAGCGTATCTTTTTCGGAGGTCGATAGTCATGGCTTATCAGTCCCTCATGAGGACGCCCTAGTTGTCAAGGGGCGACTCAACAATTTCGAGGTATCTCGGATGCTCGTAGACACGGGAAGTTCGGTAAACATGATCACGATGGAGGTGTTCGGCAGAATTGGactcaagaaagaaaatttgacaCATGTCACTACTCCACTAGTGGGACTAGGAGGCAAATCTGTACAGGTGGAAGGATCACTGGAGATAAACATCCAACTGGGGGATGGAGAGATCTACAAAGAGATCCGAGCAGAATTCATGGTGGTCAATATGGATTTCGCATACAATGCAATTCTCGGAAGGCCACTCTTGCACGATACATGCGCATCCATTTGCATGAGGTACCTACTAATGAAAATCCCAACCAGAGAAGGCGATGCCGAAGTCAGAGGATGCCAAAAGTCAGCCAGAGAAGCATACTTTACAGCTCTCAGGAAAGTACATATAACCTTGCCAGTACTAACAATGGAACCTCCAGAGAAGAAGGAAAGGGCGGAGCATTATGGGCGAACTGAGAAAATCGAATTATCCCCAGGAAAGGAGATAGAAGTGGGAGATGAGCTAGAAGAAGAAATCAGACGATCTCTGACCGAAAACCTCAGATCGCTTGGAGACTCCTTTGCCTGGACAACAGACGAATTGATCGGAGTAGACCCGGACGTCATATGTCATCGGTTAAACATAGCGACCGACGCGAAGGCAGTAATACAAAAAAAGAGAAGGCACTCGCCCGAAAAACAACTCGCCATCGCAGAAGAGATCGCCCGGTTAAAAGCAGCAAACGTGATCAAAGACGCCTATTACCCCAAGTGGGTAGCAAATGTGGTGATGGTAAAAAAGTCCAATGGCACTTACCGAATGTGCGTGGACTTCACAGATCTGAATAAAGCATGTCCCAAAGATAGTTTCCCACTTCCACACATTGATCAGTTAGTAGACTCCACAGCAGGTCACGCCCTCTATACATTCCTAGATGCCAAGGCGGGATATCACCAGATACCCATGGCACCTGAAGATCAGGAGAAGACGGCCTTCATAACAGACCAGGGATTATTTTGTTACAAGATGATGCCCTTCGGTCTGAAGAACGCAGGAGCCACATATCAGCGGCTGGTGAACTCAATATTCAGAGATCAGATAGGAAAGcacatggaagtttatgtggatgacatgattATCAAGAGCATCCGAGCTGAAGACCACCCAACAGATGTGAAGATAGTCCTGGAGACGCTAAAGAGATACCAGCTAAAACTCAATCCGGAAAAGTGCGTATTCGGAGTACCGGCAGGCAAGTTCTTGGGGTACATGGTCTCTCAGAGGGGTATCGAGGCTAACCCAGATAAAATCGAAGCGGTCTTAAAGATGACACCGCCACGGAGCATACATGAAGTCCAGAAGCTCAACGGCCGGATCACGGCTCTAGGACGGTTCATGTCCTGCTCGGCAAAACGATGCCTGCCTTTCTTCAAAACCCTGAAACAGATCAAGAACTTCACATGGACCGCAGAATGCCAGCAGGCGTTTGAAGAATTGAAAAGCTTCCTATCCTCGCCCCCACTGTTGGCGAGACCGGATCCGGGCGAcgtgttatatttatacatctcttGCTCTGACGAAACAATAGCAGGAGTATTGGTGTCAGAAAAAGGAGGCGAACAATACCCGATCTACTACATCAGCAAAGTACTCAGAGATGCGGAGCTGAGATACCCGAAGTTGGAGAAGCTGGCGCTATGCGTATACACCGCCACCATCAAGCTCCGACATTACTTCGAAGGGCACCAAGTCATTGTACGGACCGACCAACCACTACGAAAAATCCTCCAGAAGGCAGAGACAAGTGGACGCATAGCAGAATGGGCCGTCAAAATAGGAAGTCTGGGCGTTATCTATGAAGCTCGGAAAGCACTGAAAGCACAAGCACTAGCCGACTTCTTCGCTGAACTAACATTCAAAGAACCCATGGAGGACAAAACGACTCCCTGGGAGATGCACGTCGATGGAGCAGTTTGCGGAGAAGGAGCAGGCATCGGAGTCGTGCTCAAAGGACCAGGAAGAATCCAAATGGAATACTCAGCAAGACTCGAGTTTCCAGCCTCCAACAATGTTGCGGAATATGAGGCGCTGATAACAGGGTTGCAACTATGCGAAGAGCTCAACATCTCCGAAGTCCAGATCTGCAGTGATTCACAACTGGTCGTGAACCAAGTCTCGGGGAACTTCGAAGTAAAGGAAGCTACGTTGAAGAAGTACGCCAAGCAGGCCAAAACCTTCTTTGCCAATAATGGGCGATCCTGGTCGCTACAGCAAATACCCAGAGCAATGAATGGAAGATCAGACGAATTGGCAAAGTGGGCAGCAACAAAGAATTACGACTCAATGAGAAACATTCCTCATGAAATCAAACGACAGCCTAGCTTTCAAGAAGAAATTGAGGAAGGCGAAGTACTGATGGTAGAAGGGGAAGAAACCTGGATGTCCCCCCTCACAGCATACCTGGCTAATGGAATACTCCCCGAGGATAAGAAGGAAGCCAAAAGGATAGTGATACTTTCATCAAAGTTCGGAATATACAACGGCCAGCTGTACAAACGGTCATTCACCCATCCCTGGCTAAGATGTGTGAACAAAGAAGAAGGGGAGTACATCATGAAAGAATTACATGAGGGGACCTGTGGAGCACATGACGGAGCATCAACACTGGTCAGGAAAGCACTGCTACAAGGCTATTATTGGCCCACGATGAAAGAACAAGCTACAACGCTAGTAAGGGGATGCTGGCCTTGCCAGCAACATGCCTTGGTACCAAGAAAGCAAGCTTCAGAAATGAAACCCATCGGCAGTGCATGGCCGTTCGCCCAGTGGGGTATGGACATCCTGGGACCTCTCCCTTTGGCCACAGGACAACGGAAGTTCCTAGTAGTGGCAATCGACCacttcaccaagtggatagAAGCGGAACCACTGGcaaaaatcacacaacaacgcataactaactttttctttagatctatcttgtgcaggtttggaataccgaaggtgctgatcacagacaacggaaagcagttcgacTCAGCAAAGTTTAGAAAGTTTTGTGCCGAGTATCAGATCGACCTAAGGTTCACTTCGGTTTACCATCCACAATCGAATGGGCAAACCGAAGTGGCCAACAGAATCCTACTGGCCGGACTAAAAAGAAGACTAGACGAGTGCAAAGGAAGATGGGTAGAAGAACTCTACAGTGTCCTATGGAATTACCGTACCACCCCTAGAGAATCAACGGGCGAAACTCCATTCGCCCTAGCCTATGGAACGGAGGCTGTAATCCCTGTAGAGATCGGCGCACCCACGCCAAGGACAGAAGACAACCAGCTAAACCTAGAAGAAAACGAAGAAGAGCTCAGGAACAATCTAGATCTCCTGGTTGAAAAAATCAACAGATCAGACATCAGGATGGAAGCCTACAGACAAAAgatggccaaacatttcaacagccatgtaaagaaaagaaaattcaaactagGCGACCTAGTCATGCGAAAAACCGAAgtcaaaaaaggagaagcaGGAAGTGGAAAACTGCAgccaaactgggaaggaccttacACCATCAGCGAGGTCATCAAAGAAGGAACATTTAAACTCACCAACTCCATGGGAAGAATCATACCAAGGACATGGAACGCCAACAACTTGAGGAAAATTTAG
- the LOC126682301 gene encoding O-fucosyltransferase 23-like isoform X2 yields MDMHFKFKHSICGRNLDSVACTCLALLVFTMLVLRIVLVPSVSSFGRINQENHDLIRNCSNRDLSDRRIGKDKFLEVPQIVWGLNNQKIAFARSCLTARMLNRTLLMPSLSASLFYKEIDQLQPISFDKVFQFQRFNSLCNGFVQLGRYSDIRNRTGLYEIQKGSGRKWTVERDMNQLREFSQEPYDGYEVIRIVGKNPFLWHDHWPVKDYARIFECLVLVEEIESEASRVVSKIREIGNKLRSSDSDGLVQPAPYVAVHMRIEIDWMIHCKNLERRSNINQICSSKEEIMEHVGNIAGIEPPTVVYLAVADSLLEDPSILAGWKDGFNPYEKKKLGVDGIYKKYPYLIQSAIDYEVCSRADVFVGNSFSTFSSLIALERTQKLIRMGVTSSCGMDVRWPSYAYNIKGESNSPQRWMTNMSDSSLKAISYGTNIISC; encoded by the coding sequence ATGGACATGCACTTTAAATTTAAGCATTCAATCTGTGGCAGAAATTTGGATTCAGTAGCATGCACATGTCTTGCTTTGTTGGTTTTTACTATGTTGGTTCTTAGGATAGTATTGGTTCCTTCAGTCTCTAGCTTTGGTAGGATCAATCAGGAGAATCATGATTTGATCCGTAATTGCAGTAATCGCGATCTATCGGATCGTAGAATCGGTAAAGATAAGTTTTTAGAGGTTCCTCAGATTGTTTGGGGACTGAACAATCAAAAGATAGCATTTGCCAGATCATGTCTTACTGCTAGAATGCTCAACCGAACTCTTTTAATGCCCAGCTTGAGTGCCTCATTGTTCTATAAGGAAATAGATCAGTTGCAGCCTATTTCATTTGATAAGGTTTTTCAGTTCCAGAGGTTCAATTCCCTCTGTAATGGGTTCGTACAGTTGGGCCGATATTCGGATATTAGAAATCGAACTGGATTATATGAGATTCAGAAAGGAAGTGGCAGGAAGTGGACGGTAGAGAGAGATATGAATCAATTGAGAGAGTTTAGCCAGGAGCCATATGATGGCTATGAGGTGATTCGGATAGTTGGGAAGAACCCGTTTTTGTGGCATGATCATTGGCCAGTTAAGGACTATGCTAGGATTTTTGAATGCTTAGTTTTGGTTGAAGAAATAGAAAGCGAAGCATCTAGAGTTGTATCTAAGATTAGAGAAATTGGAAACAAATTGAGAAGTTCCGATTCAGATGGTTTAGTGCAGCCAGCGCCTTACGTAGCAGTTCATATGAGGATTGAGATAGATTGGATGATCCACTGTAAGAATTTGGAGCGAAGATCAAACATAAACCAAATTTGTAGTAGCAAGGAAGAGATAATGGAGCACGTGGGTAACATTGCAGGCATCGAACCTCCTACTGTTGTTTATCTTGCCGTGGCTGACAGTCTTCTTGAAGATCCTTCGATACTCGCTGGTTGGAAGGATGGTTTTAATCCTTATGAGAAGAAAAAACTGGGTGTAGATGGAATCTACAAGAAGTATCCGTATCTGATTCAGTCAGCAATAGACTATGAAGTGTGCTCAAGGGCTGATGTGTTTGTCGGTAACAGTTTCTCGACATTTTCGAGTCTGATAGCTCTTGAAAGGACACAGAAATTGATTAGAATGGGTGTAACAAGTTCATGTGGCATGGATGTTAGATGGCCTTCTTATGCATACAATATAAAAGGGGAATCAAATAGCCCTCAGAGATGGATGACAAATATGTCCGATTCGAGTCTTAAAGCAATTAGTTATGGAACTAATATCATCTCTTGCTGA